The genomic interval TGGAACTCCGTTGTATGTACTTTGCGAAGTCTCTGTCCGAGGGAAGTGTCGTGAATACCGTACCGCTTTTAAAGATAGATATCCGAATTCTCTTGTAATTTATGCAAGCAAAGCCCTTTGCAATATCTCCCTTTTGAAAATTATTCAAGACGAAGGGCTTGGCGTTGATGTCTCTTCTTTTGGTGAACTCTATACTGCAAAAAAGGCCGGCGTAGATTTGGCAAATGTTTATATGCACGGCAATAACAAGCCCAAGAAAGAGCTCGAAGACGCGATAGACCTTAATGTTGGCGCTATTGTTGTCGACAATTTTGCCGAGCTTGAAACAATAGGGGAGATAACTTCAAAATCAAAAAAACAGGTAAAAATCCTATTTAGAGTAAATCCGGGCATAGAAGCCCATACCCATGAATTTGTACAAACGGGACAGACAGATTCTAAATTTGGCATTGCCAAAGAAGATATTTTAAAAGCTGTTTCGTTTGCTTTGAAATTGGAATATGTCGATTTTGCAGGGCTTCACGCGCATATCGGTTCACAAATATTTGATATTGATCCATTTCTGGCTGAAATCGATGTGTTAACATTGCTGGCAAAAGAGATTAATAATCAGCTTGGTTTTAAAGTTCGTGAGATCAACATAGGCGGAGGGCTCGGGATCGATTATTCAGGGAGTGACAATGTTCCTGCTATTGATTCCTTTGCCGGTAAAATTATTTCTCATTTTAAAGAA from candidate division WOR-1 bacterium RIFOXYB2_FULL_36_35 carries:
- a CDS encoding diaminopimelate decarboxylase; its protein translation is MNQPITAKINNKGHFEIGGCDCVDIASEFGTPLYVLCEVSVRGKCREYRTAFKDRYPNSLVIYASKALCNISLLKIIQDEGLGVDVSSFGELYTAKKAGVDLANVYMHGNNKPKKELEDAIDLNVGAIVVDNFAELETIGEITSKSKKQVKILFRVNPGIEAHTHEFVQTGQTDSKFGIAKEDILKAVSFALKLEYVDFAGLHAHIGSQIFDIDPFLAEIDVLTLLAKEINNQLGFKVREINIGGGLGIDYSGSDNVPAIDSFAGKIISHFKEKCAEASIGEPKLILEPGRSIVGVAGITLYTVGSVKDIPGIRKYVSVDGGMSDNPRPILYGAKYEALIANKASMQKEEKVTIVGRFCESGDKLLIDYELQKAEKGDILAVLCTGAYNYSMASNYNRVTRPAMALANNGSVKLIIKRESYEDLVRCDVF